AAGGCCCTCTCGTTCTGGGGCACGCACCCGGCCGACGAAGGGGGCGCTCAAGGTTCTTTGAGGGGCAAGGCCCTCAGGTGCCGTAGGCACGGGTTTCGGCCTTCACCGCCTCGGCCGCGTCAAGCAGTGCATTGGCGATGAAATCCAGATCGGGCTGCTGCAACCGCGCGGGCAGGCGCGTGTCGCAGGCGCGCATCAGCATGGCGCGGGTCTTGGGCAGATCGGGCGTCGGGCCGTCGATGAACTGCCAGTTCCAGAAGGCGCGGGCATTGTCCTGGCTGAGGCCGAAGACCTGCACGGAAACACCCCGGGCCTTGGCCTCTGCCTGAAAGGCGATGGCCTCTTCATCCGTATCGAAACCGACCAGGTTGAACTGCAGCGAATCGGGGGCCCGTTCTTCCGGGCCCAGCGGCGGGGGCACATCCATCCACGGCGAGGTGTTCAGCCGGTCCGCGACATAGTCGTGATTGGCCAGACCATCGCGCACACGGCGCTCCACCTCGGCCAATTGCGGGCGGATGACGACGGCAGAGAGGTTCTGCATGCGCAGATTGTAAAGCGGCAGCTTGTTCTGCCAGCGGGCAAAGCTGTTTTGCAGCCCGTCATGTTTCTTCCAGTTATGTTCGTACGCGCCGGACATGATGACGGCCCGGGCCGCCAGATCGGCGTCATCGGTGATCAGCACGCCGCCTTCGCCGGCATTGACCATCTTGTAGGACTGGAAGGAAAAGCAGCCGATCTTGCCCAGCGTGCCGATATTACGGCCGTGCCAGCGGGTGCCGAGCGAATGTGCGGCATCCTCGATCACCGGAACATCGCGCTCGGCACACAACGCCATGATCGCGTCCATG
The genomic region above belongs to Rhodovulum sp. P5 and contains:
- a CDS encoding DegT/DnrJ/EryC1/StrS aminotransferase family protein; the encoded protein is MPLAPNVYDAEPIPEAACAEIERLLQSGDLFRYTAPKDAPVTVLEREFAEFMGARYAVCVSSCSAALFLSLKALDLPRGARVLIPAFTFAAVPSAVVHADCHPVLAEVGTNYRLDMDDFAAKLDQDISAVIISHMRGHTSDMDAIMALCAERDVPVIEDAAHSLGTRWHGRNIGTLGKIGCFSFQSYKMVNAGEGGVLITDDADLAARAVIMSGAYEHNWKKHDGLQNSFARWQNKLPLYNLRMQNLSAVVIRPQLAEVERRVRDGLANHDYVADRLNTSPWMDVPPPLGPEERAPDSLQFNLVGFDTDEEAIAFQAEAKARGVSVQVFGLSQDNARAFWNWQFIDGPTPDLPKTRAMLMRACDTRLPARLQQPDLDFIANALLDAAEAVKAETRAYGT